In Phacochoerus africanus isolate WHEZ1 chromosome 1, ROS_Pafr_v1, whole genome shotgun sequence, the following are encoded in one genomic region:
- the PFN2 gene encoding profilin-2 isoform X1 — MAGWQSYVDNLMCDGCCQEAAIVGYCDAKYVWAATAGGVFQSITPVEIDMIVGKDREGFFTNGLTLGAKKCSVIRDSLYVDGDCTMDIRTKSQGGEPTYNVAVGRAGRALVIVMGKEGVHGGTLNKKAYELALYLRRSDV; from the exons CCGGTTGGCAGAGCTACGTGGATAACCTGATGTGCGATGGCTGCTGCCAGGAAGCCGCCATTGTCGGCTACTGCGACGCCAAATACGTCTGGGCAGCCACAGCTGGGGGCGTCTTCCAGAGCATTACG CCAGTAGAAATAGATATGATTGTAGGAAAAGACCGGGAAGGTTTCTTTACCAATGGTTTGACTCTTGGCGCAAAGAAATGCTCAGTGATCAGAGATAGCCTATACGTGGACGGTGACTGCACAATGGACATCCGGACAAAGAGTCAAGGTGGGGAGCCAACATACAACGTTGCTGTCGGCAGAGCTGGTAGAG CATTGGTTATAGTCATGGGAAAGGAAGGTGTCCACGGAGGCACACTTAACAAGAAAGCATATGAACTCGCTTTATACCTGAGGAGGTCTGATGTGTAA
- the PFN2 gene encoding profilin-2 isoform X2, which produces MAGWQSYVDNLMCDGCCQEAAIVGYCDAKYVWAATAGGVFQSITPVEIDMIVGKDREGFFTNGLTLGAKKCSVIRDSLYVDGDCTMDIRTKSQGGEPTYNVAVGRAGRVLVFVMGKEGVHGGGLNKKAYSMAKYLRDSGF; this is translated from the exons CCGGTTGGCAGAGCTACGTGGATAACCTGATGTGCGATGGCTGCTGCCAGGAAGCCGCCATTGTCGGCTACTGCGACGCCAAATACGTCTGGGCAGCCACAGCTGGGGGCGTCTTCCAGAGCATTACG CCAGTAGAAATAGATATGATTGTAGGAAAAGACCGGGAAGGTTTCTTTACCAATGGTTTGACTCTTGGCGCAAAGAAATGCTCAGTGATCAGAGATAGCCTATACGTGGACGGTGACTGCACAATGGACATCCGGACAAAGAGTCAAGGTGGGGAGCCAACATACAACGTTGCTGTCGGCAGAGCTGGTAGAG tcttGGTCTTTGTAATGGGAAAAGAAGGGGTCCATGGAGGCGGATTGAATAAGAAGGCATACTCAATGGCAAAATACTTGAGAGACTCTGGGTTCTAG